In the genome of Hymenobacter cellulosivorans, one region contains:
- a CDS encoding phospholipase D-like domain-containing protein, whose product MGTIATFSDIQQHLEKCIAETTERIHIAVAWFTNRELLGLLTDKAAKGVAVEIIISDDVINQRLVIQDFIRAGGQMTICLSTGSRFLHEKFAVFDDRKVVLGSYNWTYAAERHNHESIIVSNDPNLIKQYQIRFRHLATIASSTPPAVWNSVTSGSAVTAEGELQQLELDLQREFQHTLAEAKRLHVFMNYDFIQRYLERYGAIGAAKRLVSTGPDNVQAGFRKLCEANRKDLTFENIMSQEKYQPLFNEDMRERAKKRLRS is encoded by the coding sequence ATGGGTACTATTGCCACTTTCTCCGACATCCAACAGCACTTGGAAAAGTGCATTGCTGAAACGACTGAAAGAATTCATATTGCTGTAGCGTGGTTCACGAATAGAGAACTGCTAGGTTTGCTTACAGATAAAGCCGCTAAGGGAGTTGCCGTCGAAATTATCATAAGCGATGACGTTATTAACCAGCGGCTGGTTATCCAAGATTTTATCCGCGCTGGTGGCCAAATGACCATCTGCCTGAGCACCGGCTCACGTTTTCTCCACGAGAAATTCGCCGTATTTGACGATCGAAAAGTAGTACTAGGCTCCTATAACTGGACCTACGCGGCTGAGCGCCACAACCACGAGTCGATCATTGTCTCTAACGACCCAAACCTAATCAAACAGTACCAGATCCGCTTCCGTCACTTAGCCACAATAGCTTCATCTACCCCACCAGCGGTATGGAACTCTGTGACGTCAGGTTCTGCAGTAACTGCAGAAGGCGAACTACAGCAATTGGAGCTAGACCTGCAACGGGAGTTCCAACATACACTCGCGGAAGCAAAACGGCTACATGTCTTTATGAACTACGACTTCATTCAACGGTATCTTGAACGGTATGGGGCTATTGGTGCTGCTAAACGCCTCGTTTCCACTGGTCCGGATAATGTTCAAGCGGGTTTCCGCAAGCTCTGTGAGGCAAACCGAAAGGACCTCACCTTCGAAAACATCATGAGTCAAGAAAAATACCAGCCCCTATTCAATGAAGATATGCGCGAACGAGCTAAGAAGCGTTTACGCAGCTAA